The Triticum urartu cultivar G1812 chromosome 5, Tu2.1, whole genome shotgun sequence genome contains the following window.
CAGGTTATCCATGATATTATGGAATACAATATCCTTAGCATATCCACTCCGTCCCTGACATTTCTTGATCCGGGCTCCGTTGGTCATGCCATATAATCCTACAGTGTCAATGTAGATATAGAAAATGTCAAATCTGGAGTTATCATCCCCTAATTAAGCTTCCAATGTTGATGCCATGTCCCGGACCACAAACAACTTTGGTGTCATGAAAATTGTGAGTTCCGTTCTTGATGGACATGCAGTCATCCCTCGTATTGATGAGACAATCTCCAACTTGCACATATTTGTTGTGGGTGATGTGGATGCCGTCAGTGTTTGAGACAATCTCTAAGTTTGAGAAAATCTCTAACTTGCACATGTTGGTCTGGGTTTAGTAGATTTGATTCTTGCTAGTAGAGTGGAGATCGTTAAATTTCCACTTTCCCGCTTCCAATTCCAGTGGTGGCAACATCGGCGGGCCATTGACATGTGCAGGATGAACAAGATAGCGGAATCCCCAAGGACTAGTAAGTAATTTCCATTTATTTTCTAGGGTTTTCTTGTAGTGATGGTGTTCTATTAATATAGGACAATGCCTCATTTGAAACATCAGCATAGCTTTGGAAAACCTTTACTCTTCCTAGATGTAAATATAGAACCATGAATTATAGGAAGAATTGACTTTACTACGTGATTGAAATTAAATTGTCAATGAGCATTGGAAGCTAAGAGTGTTAAACATTATTGTTCATTTCAACAAGAAAACACCTACCGGTAACACATTTCATATTATTGGTAGAAAGAAACCCCCAAAAGGAACTACAACGATGTATGCAAAAGTAGGATTTATTAATGAATTTCCATAGAAGCTTTATATTGTACCATTATACATGTCTAAACTAGCTCATTTCCATTACAGCTTAATTTTTTCCTTTACATGGTAGTGGAACAACATTTCCTGACTTCCTCCATTTTGCGTTCTGGCAGGTACTCTCGGTGTCACCCTTCCCACCCTCCAATTTAAGGTCGATGTTCTCTAAGGCAATGCCAGAACACGGGAGATCCTTGCTACAACTCAGCTTGATGGCATCCTTGGAAATGGTAGTCCCTCGAATATTCTTGAACGCCACATCCCGTACCTCTACCGCCGAATTCTGGCTCTTGCATGGCTTGGCGGAGTCACAGTAGTTTTGGTCAATGATAATTGGATTTTGCACGGCATCCATGATCATATTCTGGAATACGATATCCTCGGCGTATCCACTCCCTCCCTGCCATGTCTTGATCCGGGCTCCATTGGTCGTGCCATACAATCGCACGGTGTCGATGTAAATACGGGATACCTCGGCTCTGGAGTTGCCGTCTCCTAAGCTTCCAATGCTGATGCCATGTCCCGGGCCACAAACAACTTTTGTGACATGAAGATCGTGAGTTCCGTTCTCGATGGATATGCAGTCATCGCCGGTCTTGATGAGACAATCTCTGACCTGCACATATTTGCTGTGGGTGACGTGGATGCCGTCGGTGTTTGGGCTGGTGCCAGGCGCGGTGATGGTCAGCCGGGCCAAGTGCACGTTGCTGCAGTCCTGAACCGACACATGGATTTGTTGGCTGTTTACAAGTTTCAGGTTGTCCACCTTTAGATTAGTGCAGAGGTGAAACGTCAGGGCCGTGGGAGCCCCCTTGCACGGCAGAGCCTTGTTGGTCTTGCACGAGTTCTGCCACCAGATCTCACCGTTGCCGTTGATGGTGCCGCCACCATTGACGGTGAGGCCGGTGATGCGCTGGAGGAAGATCCAGCGCCTCCTGTTGTTCTCGGTCCACGCCGACATGCTCGGAGGAGCGATGAGTGTGCCCTTCACCTTGAAGACGATGCTGGATCTGCACGGGCCAGAGAGGGTGATGGCCTTGAGCAGATAGGTTTTGCCCTTGGGTACGAGCAGCACGGCCGGCCGGGACGAGGAACACGCCGCGTTCCACGCCTTGGCCAGGGCCTGCGTGTCGTCGTGCTTCCCGTCGCCACGGGCGCCGTAGTTGTCGAGGACGAACACATTCTTCTGAGTGGAGCTTTTGAGGGAGCTGCCGGTCTCTTGGACTGAGTTGGCATTGGACATGGAGAGCAAGAGCAGGAACAGGGGTGCACACACGAGCCTGGTGGTGGTCGACGCCATTTTGGGAGAGATCTCAAAAGGAATCGAAGTATGAGTTTTGGATGGACAGATGAAGGCGTAGTGACGACTTTCTAGTTTCTAGCTATGTGTTTGATGGGAGAAGAAGAGTTGTGTGAGTAACGGATGGATGAAGACGAAGGGGCGTTGGCGAGGCGTATTTATAGGTGTGGCGCTGGTTGTGATCAATGGAGAGAGACAGGGCTAGGCTCTGGAGTTGGGCGTGCAGTTCGGTGCGTGGTTT
Protein-coding sequences here:
- the LOC125506212 gene encoding polygalacturonase-like; this translates as MASTTTRLVCAPLFLLLLSMSNANSVQETGSSLKSSTQKNVFVLDNYGARGDGKHDDTQALAKAWNAACSSSRPAVLLVPKGKTYLLKAITLSGPCRSSIVFKVKGTLIAPPSMSAWTENNRRRWIFLQRITGLTVNGGGTINGNGEIWWQNSCKTNKALPCKGAPTALTFHLCTNLKVDNLKLVNSQQIHVSVQDCSNVHLARLTITAPGTSPNTDGIHVTHSKYVQVRDCLIKTGDDCISIENGTHDLHVTKVVCGPGHGISIGSLGDGNSRAEVSRIYIDTVRLYGTTNGARIKTWQGGSGYAEDIVFQNMIMDAVQNPIIIDQNYCDSAKPCKSQNSAVEVRDVAFKNIRGTTISKDAIKLSCSKDLPCSGIALENIDLKLEGGKGDTESTCQNAKWRKSGNVVPLPCKGKN